In one window of Streptomyces sp. FXJ1.172 DNA:
- a CDS encoding amino acid deaminase/aldolase, which translates to MTARAADRARYDRATAHLDAPLAIVDLDAFDANAEDLVRRAAGKPVRVASKSVRCRTLLERVLAKDGFQGIMSFTLAESLWLARSGFEDVLLAYPSADRAGFAELAADPKLAGAVTVMVDDVAQLDLIDAARDGGRELIRVCLELDTSLKLLGGRVRVGALRSPLHSAAQLADVARSVARRPGFRLVGIMAYEGHIAGVGDAVAGRPFRSRAIRLMQAAARRELAERRAAAVRAVRAVVPGLEFVNGGGTGSVQHTAAEDAVTEIAAGSGLYVPRLFDNYTSFTGRPAALFAQPVVRRPGVGVVTVLGGGYPASGAAGRDRLPVPYLPEGLAYDPQEGPGEVQTPLLGSPADDLLIGDKVWFRHAKAGELCERFEALHLVEGDTVTATVPTYRGEGRTFL; encoded by the coding sequence ATGACTGCGCGCGCCGCTGACCGGGCCCGTTACGACCGGGCCACCGCCCATCTCGACGCCCCTCTCGCGATCGTGGATCTGGATGCCTTCGACGCCAACGCGGAGGATCTGGTCCGCCGCGCCGCCGGCAAGCCGGTCCGGGTCGCCAGCAAGTCGGTCCGCTGCCGGACCCTGCTGGAACGGGTCCTGGCCAAGGACGGCTTCCAGGGCATCATGTCGTTCACCCTGGCCGAATCGCTGTGGCTCGCACGGTCCGGTTTCGAGGACGTCCTGCTGGCCTATCCGTCCGCCGACCGGGCCGGCTTCGCGGAACTGGCGGCCGATCCCAAACTCGCCGGCGCCGTCACCGTGATGGTGGACGACGTCGCCCAGCTCGACCTCATCGACGCCGCCCGCGACGGTGGACGTGAACTCATCCGCGTGTGCCTGGAGTTGGACACCTCGCTGAAGCTGCTGGGCGGCCGGGTGCGGGTCGGGGCCCTGCGCTCTCCGCTGCACTCCGCCGCCCAACTGGCCGACGTGGCACGGTCGGTGGCCCGGCGTCCGGGTTTCCGGCTGGTGGGGATCATGGCGTACGAGGGACACATCGCCGGGGTCGGGGACGCGGTGGCCGGGCGGCCGTTCAGGTCGCGGGCGATCCGGCTGATGCAGGCCGCGGCCCGCCGGGAGCTGGCCGAGCGGCGGGCCGCGGCCGTGCGTGCGGTCCGGGCCGTCGTCCCCGGCCTGGAGTTCGTCAACGGCGGCGGCACCGGCAGTGTGCAGCACACCGCGGCCGAGGACGCCGTGACCGAGATAGCGGCCGGTTCGGGGCTGTACGTGCCGCGGCTGTTCGACAACTACACGTCGTTCACCGGCCGTCCGGCGGCCCTGTTCGCCCAGCCCGTCGTACGCCGGCCGGGCGTCGGGGTCGTCACCGTGCTCGGCGGTGGCTATCCGGCCTCCGGCGCGGCCGGCCGCGACCGGCTGCCGGTGCCGTACCTGCCCGAGGGGCTGGCGTACGACCCGCAGGAGGGCCCCGGAGAGGTGCAGACCCCGCTGCTCGGCTCGCCCGCCGACGATCTGCTGATCGGCGACAAGGTGTGGTTCCGGCACGCCAAGGCGGGCGAGCTGTGCGAGCGGTTCGAGGCACTGCACCTGGTCGAGGGGGACACGGTCACGGCGACCGTGCCCACCTACCGGGGTGAGGGACGGACCTTCCTCTGA
- the mycP gene encoding type VII secretion-associated serine protease mycosin gives MKRSAGAALSLLLTGALTLLPCAAAHADGIRAQQWGLDALHLDEAWQTTKGRGVTVAVLDTGVEDDHPDLAGNVLPGKDMIGFGARRGERTWARHGTAMAGIIAGHGHGPGGSAGVMGVAPEAKILPVRVILEDGDPARTQARTTRGNALAEGIRWAADHGADVINLSLGDDSDSAHPEPSEDEAIQYALKKGVVVVASAGNGGDKGDHISYPAAYPGVIVATAVDRYGTRASFSTRRWYATVSAPGVDVVIADPDHKYYEGWGTSAASAFVSGAAALVKAAHPTLSPVQVKRLLEDTAEDAPVGGRDDSRGFGMIDPAAALKAAGRIRSQSLPSASYGKKYFGAGPDAPKAASSPADWAGPLAGGTGGVLLVAGVVLWVGRRRTAA, from the coding sequence ATGAAGCGATCCGCCGGGGCGGCGCTGAGCCTGCTGCTCACCGGCGCTCTCACGCTGCTGCCGTGCGCCGCGGCCCACGCCGACGGCATCCGCGCCCAGCAGTGGGGGCTCGACGCCCTGCACCTGGACGAGGCCTGGCAGACCACCAAGGGCCGGGGCGTCACCGTCGCCGTCCTGGACACCGGCGTCGAGGACGACCATCCCGACCTCGCCGGAAACGTCCTGCCCGGCAAGGACATGATCGGCTTCGGTGCCAGGCGGGGCGAGCGCACCTGGGCCCGGCACGGCACCGCCATGGCCGGCATCATCGCCGGGCACGGACACGGACCCGGCGGCTCCGCCGGCGTCATGGGTGTCGCCCCCGAGGCGAAGATCCTGCCCGTCCGCGTGATCCTGGAGGACGGTGACCCCGCCCGCACCCAGGCCCGTACCACCCGGGGCAATGCCCTCGCCGAGGGCATCCGCTGGGCCGCCGACCACGGCGCCGACGTCATCAACCTCTCCCTCGGCGACGACTCGGACTCCGCGCACCCCGAGCCGAGCGAGGACGAGGCCATCCAGTACGCCCTGAAGAAGGGCGTGGTCGTCGTCGCCTCCGCGGGCAACGGCGGCGACAAGGGCGACCACATCTCGTACCCTGCGGCCTACCCCGGCGTCATCGTCGCGACCGCCGTCGACCGCTACGGCACCCGCGCCTCCTTCTCGACCCGCCGCTGGTACGCCACGGTCAGCGCGCCCGGCGTCGACGTGGTCATCGCCGACCCGGACCACAAGTACTACGAGGGCTGGGGCACTTCGGCCGCCTCCGCCTTCGTCTCCGGCGCGGCGGCCCTCGTCAAGGCGGCCCACCCCACGCTGAGCCCGGTCCAGGTCAAAAGGCTCCTGGAGGACACCGCCGAGGACGCGCCGGTGGGCGGCCGGGACGACTCCCGGGGCTTCGGCATGATCGACCCGGCGGCCGCGCTGAAGGCGGCCGGCCGGATCCGGTCGCAGAGCCTGCCCTCGGCGTCGTACGGCAAGAAGTACTTCGGTGCGGGCCCGGACGCCCCCAAGGCCGCCTCCTCGCCCGCCGACTGGGCGGGCCCCCTGGCCGGCGGCACCGGCGGGGTCCTGCTGGTGGCGGGCGTGGTGCTGTGGGTGGGGCGCAGGCGGACGGCGGCCTGA
- a CDS encoding alpha/beta hydrolase family protein yields MPPVRPTRRSLIAGGLGAVAAAAVPLSLPAPAAAAGLVPVRLAGPTGPAPVGAVELHLVDPSRTDPWSGQAREVMVTVTYPAVDVRDRAMLPWLPAGAERALKARFKGAVDGYALPRTHSADHAPARPGRRPVLLHSPGYQADRTFNTLVIEELASWGYVVAAVDHPYDSGEVEFPDGRVVVTRPGDGSVEAVTAAVDVRAADLRFVLDALAVLDRGGNPDAERRPLPRGLRGTLDLTRVGVFGHSRGGAAAAAVMYLDGRVRAGVDLDGGLAGPVVQHGLDRPFLLMDTAIHDGLNQDPSWPSFWEHLTGWHRCLRLADADHNSYTDIVAVAPQLPEAVRQQLQAGTIPADRAVAAVRAAVRAFFDLQLRGRPDTGQLLRGASRRHPEILYIAG; encoded by the coding sequence GTGCCTCCCGTACGCCCAACTCGCCGATCCCTCATAGCCGGTGGCCTCGGAGCCGTCGCCGCGGCGGCCGTTCCGCTGTCGCTGCCCGCTCCGGCGGCGGCGGCCGGTCTGGTCCCCGTCCGGCTGGCCGGGCCGACCGGGCCCGCTCCGGTGGGCGCGGTGGAGCTGCACCTGGTCGACCCCTCGCGGACCGATCCCTGGTCGGGGCAGGCGCGCGAGGTGATGGTGACCGTGACGTACCCGGCCGTCGACGTCCGTGACCGCGCGATGCTGCCCTGGCTGCCGGCGGGAGCCGAGCGCGCGCTCAAGGCCCGCTTCAAAGGCGCGGTGGACGGCTACGCGCTCCCGCGGACGCACAGCGCGGACCACGCGCCGGCCCGGCCGGGCCGGCGGCCGGTGCTGCTCCACTCGCCCGGCTACCAGGCGGACCGCACGTTCAACACGCTGGTCATCGAGGAACTGGCGTCCTGGGGCTACGTCGTGGCCGCGGTCGACCATCCCTACGACTCGGGCGAGGTGGAGTTCCCGGACGGCCGGGTGGTGGTGACCCGTCCCGGCGACGGGAGCGTCGAGGCCGTCACGGCCGCGGTCGACGTACGCGCCGCCGATCTGCGGTTCGTCCTCGACGCCCTGGCCGTGCTGGACCGTGGCGGCAACCCCGACGCCGAGCGGCGTCCGCTCCCGCGCGGGCTGCGCGGCACGCTGGACCTGACCCGGGTCGGCGTCTTCGGTCACTCCAGGGGCGGCGCCGCGGCGGCGGCCGTGATGTACCTGGACGGGCGGGTGCGGGCCGGCGTCGACCTGGACGGCGGCCTCGCCGGGCCGGTGGTCCAGCACGGCCTCGACCGGCCGTTCCTGCTGATGGACACGGCGATCCACGACGGGCTGAACCAGGATCCCTCCTGGCCCTCGTTCTGGGAGCACCTGACCGGCTGGCACCGCTGCCTGCGGCTCGCGGACGCCGACCACAACTCCTACACCGACATCGTGGCCGTCGCGCCCCAGCTGCCCGAGGCGGTGCGGCAGCAGTTGCAGGCCGGCACGATCCCCGCCGACCGGGCCGTCGCCGCCGTACGGGCGGCCGTGCGGGCCTTCTTCGATCTCCAGCTGCGCGGCCGCCCGGACACCGGGCAGCTGCTGCGGGGTGCCTCGCGGCGCCACCCGGAGATCCTGTACATCGCCGGTTAG
- a CDS encoding serine hydrolase, which produces MFLFATVTDPIGGGRPDRCRAADTAVTAVTAVFHCRHPVTAVTAVTVGGTVYVKARAHAGAAAVSSAATPSASPSAGAGEEASVTKAAVDRGALLSEAMAAVSVPSGAEVSAAVLAVDSGESAGYGEAAFDAASIVKVDILATLLLQAQDADRRLTAAEKAYATKMIENSDNASATRLWHSIGRAEGLDAANERFGLTATSGGDGELWGLTQTTATDQLTLLRQVFGVGGTRLSAASRAYLQDLMGSVEADQRWGVSAAADTGSFALKNGWLPRSTTGLWDVNSIGRVTVDGTGYLVAVLSKGTGSQEEGVALVEAAARAALSAFTGK; this is translated from the coding sequence ATGTTCTTGTTCGCCACGGTCACCGACCCTATCGGGGGCGGCCGGCCGGACCGGTGCCGGGCCGCGGACACCGCTGTCACCGCCGTAACCGCTGTCTTTCACTGCCGTCACCCTGTGACTGCCGTCACCGCCGTCACCGTCGGCGGCACGGTCTATGTGAAGGCACGGGCGCACGCGGGGGCCGCGGCCGTATCGTCGGCGGCGACGCCCTCGGCCTCCCCTTCGGCCGGGGCGGGCGAGGAGGCATCGGTGACGAAGGCGGCGGTGGACCGGGGCGCGCTGCTGAGCGAGGCGATGGCCGCGGTGAGCGTGCCGTCGGGCGCCGAGGTGTCGGCGGCCGTACTGGCGGTGGACTCCGGCGAGAGCGCCGGGTACGGGGAGGCGGCCTTCGACGCGGCGAGCATCGTCAAGGTCGACATCCTGGCCACGCTGCTGCTCCAGGCCCAGGACGCGGACCGGCGGCTGACGGCGGCGGAGAAGGCGTACGCCACGAAGATGATCGAGAACAGCGACAACGCGTCCGCGACGCGGCTGTGGCACTCGATCGGCCGGGCGGAGGGTCTGGACGCGGCCAACGAGCGCTTCGGGCTGACGGCGACCTCCGGCGGCGACGGTGAGCTGTGGGGGCTGACCCAGACCACGGCGACGGACCAACTCACCTTGCTCCGGCAGGTGTTCGGGGTCGGCGGCACCCGGCTGAGCGCGGCCTCCCGGGCGTACCTCCAGGACTTGATGGGATCGGTCGAGGCCGACCAGCGGTGGGGGGTGTCGGCTGCCGCCGACACCGGCTCCTTCGCTCTGAAGAACGGCTGGCTGCCGCGCAGTACGACGGGGCTGTGGGACGTGAACAGCATCGGGCGGGTGACGGTGGACGGCACCGGCTACCTGGTGGCGGTGCTGTCGAAGGGCACCGGGAGCCAGGAGGAGGGCGTCGCGCTGGTGGAGGCGGCGGCACGGGCGGCGCTGTCGGCGTTCACCGGTAAGTGA